One region of Oryza sativa Japonica Group chromosome 5, ASM3414082v1 genomic DNA includes:
- the LOC4337586 gene encoding E3 ubiquitin-protein ligase RDUF2, protein MASSSPSSSSSPPSAAGASSYWCYSCDRFVRAPAPHDDSAVACPDCGGGFLEEMSAPPPRAAYLRRPRAHHANDLRLRRTRRAAAAAAAGDRSPFNPVIVLRRSPAAAGDDDSLAAATSFELFYDDGAGSGLRPLPETMSDFLMGSGFERLLDQLTQIEAGGLARARENPPASKASVESMPTVTIAASHVGADSHCAVCKEPFELGDEAREMPCSHIYHQDCILPWLALRNSCPVCRHEMPTDAARPRPSNAGTEEETVGLTIWRLPGGGFAVGRFAGGRRPEERELPVVYTEMDGGFNNGGAPRRISWGSRQSRSTERSAIRRIFRNVFSCFGRSHSSNSQASSSHSRPELNDASDRSAVFSHGSRSRSTSWRLEDGHADAMVQR, encoded by the coding sequence AtggcttcttcctccccttcctcctcctcctcccccccttccgccgccggtGCCTCCTCCTACTGGTGCTACAGCTGCGACCGCTTCGTGCGCGCCCCCGCCCCCCACGACGACTCCGCCGTCGCCTGCCcggactgcggcggcggcttcctcgAGGAGATGAGCGcgcccccgccgcgcgccgcctacctccgccgcccgcgcgcgcaccACGCCAACGACCTGCGCCTGCGCcgcacgcgccgcgccgcggcggcggcggcggccggcgaccgcTCGCCGTTCAACCCCGTCATCGTGCTTCGccgctcccccgccgccgccggcgacgacgactccctcgccgccgccaccagcttcGAGCTCTTctacgacgacggcgcgggctccgGCCTCCGCCCGCTCCCGGAGACCATGTCGGACTTCCTCATGGGCTCCGGCTTCGAGCGCCTCCTCGACCAGCTCACCCAGATCGAGGCCGGCGGCCTCGCCCGCGCCAGGGAGAACCCACCGGCCTCCAAGGCCTCCGTCGAGTCCATGCCCACCGTCACCATCGCCGCCTCCCACGTCGGCGCAGACTCCCACTGCGCCGTCTGCAAGGAGCCCTTCGAGCTCGGCGACGAGGCCAGGGAGATGCCCTGCAGCCACATCTACCACCAGGACTGCATCCTCCCATGGCTCGCGCTCCGCAACTCCTGCCCGGTCTGCCGCCACGAGATGCccaccgacgccgcccgcccgcgGCCCAGCAATGCCGGCACAGAGGAGGAGACGGTCGGCCTCACCATCTGGAGGCTGCCCGGAGGCGGCTTCGCCGTCGGTAGGTTCGCCGGAGGGAGGAGGCCCGAGGAGAGGGAGCTTCCAGTTGTGTACACCGAGATGGATGGAGGGTTCAACAACGGCGGCGCGCCGAGGAGGATCTCCTGGGGTTCGAGGCAGAGCCGATCGACGGAGAGGAGTGCCATTAGGCGCATCTTCCGCAATGTGTTCTCGTGCTTTGGTCGCAGCCATTCATCGAATTCTCAGGCCTCGTCTTCGCATTCGAGGCCGGAGTTGAACGATGCGTCTGACCGGAGCGCCGTGTTCAGCCATGGCTCAAGAAGCCGGAGCACGAGCTGGAGGCTCGAAGATGGCCATGCCGACGCCATGGTGCAAAGATAG
- the LOC4337587 gene encoding uncharacterized protein, translating to MAASPASTAAAVVNAPAATGGLLLPRGRSSWSWSCCNNNNSSMGRRWRAAAVGEVAAEGNTYLIAGAVAVALVGTAFPILFSRKDTCPECDGAGFVRKGGATLRANAARKDLPQIVCPNCNGLGKLGQIDK from the coding sequence ATGGCTGCTTCTCCTGcttccactgccgccgccgtcgtgaatgcgccggcggccaccggcgggctgctgctgccgcgggGGAGGAGTAGTTGGAGTTGGAGTTGCTGCAACAATAACAATTCTTCGatggggaggaggtggcgggcggcggcggtgggggaggtggcggcggaggggaacACGTACCTGATCgcgggggcggtggcggtggcgctggtGGGGACGGCGTTCCCGATACTGTTCTCGCGGAAGGACACGTGCCCGGAGTGCGACGGCGCCGGGTTCGTGCGCAAGGGCGGCGCCACGCTGCGCGCCAACGCCGCCCGGAAGGACCTCCCCCAGATCGTCTGCCCCAACTGCAACGGCCTCGGCAAGCTCGGCCAGATCGACAAGTAA
- the LOC4337588 gene encoding uncharacterized protein At5g02240 yields MTTIAARMPFAGPRLRPPCNLTASRPGPRRAGLAVVSAAAGGPLPTVLVTGAGGRTGQIVYKKLKERADQFVGRGLVRTEESKAKIGGAADVFVGDIRDPASIAPAIDGIDALIILTSAVPKMKPGFDPSKGGRPEFYFEDGSYPEQVDWIGQRNQIDAAKSIGVKQVVLVGSMGGTDVNHPLNKLGNANILVWKRKAEQYLADSGLPYTIIRAGGLQDKDGGVRELLVGKDDEILKTETKTITRADVAEVCLQALLFEEARFKAFDLASKPEGEGVPTTDFRALFSQVNSRF; encoded by the exons ATGACCACCATCGCCGCGCGGATGCCGTTTGCGGGCCCACGCCTCAGGCCTCCCTGCAACCTCACCGCCTCGAGGCCGGGTCCCAGGAGGGCCGGGCTggccgtcgtctccgccgccgccggtggcccgCTTCCCACCGTGCTCGTCACCGGCGCAGGCGGCCGAACAG GCCAGATTGTGTACAAGAAGCTCAAGGAGAGGGCAGACCAATTTGTGGGGAGAGGGCTAGTCAGGACTGAAGAGAGCAAAGCCAAGATTGGGGGCGCTGCCGACGTGTTCGTCGGGGACATAAGAGATCCCGCGAGCATTGCTCCTGCCATTGACGGCATCGACGCGCTTATCATCCTCACCAGTGCGGTTCCGAAAATGAAGCCTGGGTTTGATCCCAGCAAGGGGGGACGCCCAGAGTTCTACTTTGAGGATGGCTCTTATCCTGAGCAG GTGGATTGGATTGGCCAGAGGAATCAAATAGATGCTG CCAAGAGCATTGGTGTAAAACAGGTGGTTTTGGTTGGATCCATGGGCGGCACAGATGTCAATCACCCACTAAATAAGTTAGGAAATGCAAATATACTG GTTTGGAAGAGGAAGGCGGAGCAGTACCTAGCAGACTCAGGTCTACCATATACAATTATAAG GGCTGGAGGATTACAGGATAAAGATGGTGGTGTGCGGGAGTTGCTTGTTGGGAAGGATGATGAGATCTTGAAGACAGAAACAAAAACTATTACCAGAGCAGATGTTGCAGAAGTTTGTTTACAG GCCTTGCTATTTGAGGAGGCAAGGTTTAAGGCATTTGATCTGGCATCAAAACCTGAAGGTGAAGGAGTACCTACAACTGATTTCAGGGCTCTTTTTTCGCAAGTTAATAGTCGCTTCTAA
- the LOC107280897 gene encoding scarecrow-like protein 9, whose amino-acid sequence MLKAYHLYFVACPFEMVTYYFSNKTIIDALEGKTTLHIVDFGILFGFQWPCLIQRLAKREGGPPKLRITGVDVPQPGFRPHERIEETGKRLAEYANMFNVPFQYHGIASRWETICIEDLSIDKDEVLIINCMSRMRKLGDETENIDSARDRVLHMMKRMNPQVFILGVVNGLYSSPFFLTRFREVLFHYSSLFDMLDNNVPRNHEARILVEKDLFGNDALNAVACEGAERIERPESYKQWQMRILRAGFKQRPVNQAILNRSVHYKEFYHEDFVIDEDSGWLLQGWKGRIIQALSTWKVET is encoded by the coding sequence ATGCTAAAGGCCTATCATCTATATTTTGTAGCATGCCCTTTTGAGATGGTAACATACTACTTCTCCAACAAAACCATCATTGATGCATTGGAGGGGAAAACAACATTGCATATCGTTGATTTTGGCATCCTCTTCGGCTTTCAGTGGCCATGTCTAATTCAGCGACTTGCAAAGCGAGAAGGTGGCCCCCCTAAGCTTCGTATCACAGGTGTAGATGTACCCCAGCCTGGTTTTCGCCCTCATGAAAGGATTGAGGAGACTGGAAAGCGGTTGGCAGAGTATGCAAATATGTTCAACGTACCTTTCCAGTATCATGGCATTGCTTCAAGATGGGAAACTATCTGCATCGAGGATCTCAGTATTGACAAGGATGAGGTACTCATAATCAACTGCATGTCACGAATGAGAAAGCTAGGTGATGAGACAGAAAACATTGATAGTGCAAGGGATAGGGTACTACACATGATGAAGAGGATGAACCCGCAGGTTTTCATTCTTGGTGTTGTGAATGGATTGTACAGCTCCCCATTCTTTCTGACTAGATTCAGAGAGGTTTTATTCCATTACTCATCACTTTTTGATATGCTCGACAACAATGTTCCTAGGAACCATGAAGCAAGGATATTGGTAGAGAAGGATCTCTTTGGGAATGATGCACTTAATGCTGTAGCATGCGAAGGTGCAGAAAGGATTGAGAGGCCAGAAAGCTACAAACAGTGGCAAATGAGGATCCTCAGGGCTGGGTTCAAGCAACGTCCTGTTAATCAAGCCATTCTGAATAGATCAGTACATTACAAGGAATTTTATCATGAAGACTTTGTAATTGATGAAGATAGTGGCTGGCTGCTGCAGGGATGGAAGGGGAGGATAATACAGGCACTGTCAACATGGAAAGTGGAAACCTAG